One Nitrososphaerota archaeon genomic region harbors:
- the purF gene encoding amidophosphoribosyltransferase, with translation MPKVKENCGVVGIFSRDGSNVIPMVIDALRALQHRGQEAWGIAVPNKTPVKRLGLVSAASSEFQKITEEYTSHAAIGHVRYSTVGRSSLENAQPLKVKDLCIAHNGTIANVAELANMVGGCTFTPQNSSDTMIAAQRLVSLMSTNGKLGAALSILKNEMAGSYCFTFVSDDNAVYAARDPRGFRPMVLGSKEEGGVSIVASESSALSAIGAKLVRDVAPGELLKFSKTGMETEMFSEAKQRSHCSFEFTYFAHPTSKMEGTNIYVARKRIGQFLAKKFPIKDADLVIPVPDSARPAALGYAQELGLIFDEGLLKDRYSKKGPLRSFIEPHQSDRVEINRWIIPISEIINGKHVVVIDDSLVRGTSSKAIIKALRRAGAKKISMLITYPPIKYPCYAGIDFPSQDELATGANQDRTDQEIIEKIRSDIGADFLGYNDAQNLAAAVGIPHDSMCFTCTTGNYETLGIKPQFKTREEMKGE, from the coding sequence ATGCCTAAAGTAAAAGAGAATTGTGGTGTAGTGGGAATTTTCTCGAGGGATGGCTCTAATGTCATACCAATGGTAATTGATGCACTGCGTGCACTACAACACCGTGGCCAAGAGGCTTGGGGGATTGCAGTTCCAAACAAGACCCCAGTAAAACGATTGGGACTAGTCTCCGCGGCATCATCTGAATTTCAAAAAATAACAGAAGAATACACATCACATGCAGCGATTGGCCATGTTAGATATTCTACGGTAGGACGAAGCAGCCTAGAAAACGCACAACCACTCAAAGTCAAGGATCTTTGCATTGCCCACAATGGAACAATTGCCAATGTTGCAGAGCTAGCAAACATGGTTGGTGGTTGTACATTCACCCCGCAAAACTCCAGCGATACCATGATTGCCGCACAACGCCTAGTGTCATTGATGTCCACAAATGGAAAACTAGGGGCTGCACTGTCTATTCTCAAAAACGAAATGGCAGGATCGTATTGCTTTACTTTTGTATCTGATGATAATGCGGTCTATGCAGCACGTGACCCACGTGGATTCCGACCGATGGTTCTAGGATCTAAGGAAGAAGGCGGCGTTTCAATTGTAGCATCAGAGTCATCGGCGCTCTCTGCAATAGGGGCAAAACTGGTTCGCGATGTTGCTCCAGGTGAATTACTCAAATTCAGCAAGACCGGCATGGAAACAGAAATGTTCTCAGAGGCAAAACAGCGCTCTCACTGCTCGTTTGAATTCACATATTTTGCACATCCGACGTCTAAAATGGAGGGAACAAACATCTATGTCGCAAGAAAAAGAATCGGACAATTTCTGGCAAAAAAGTTCCCAATAAAAGATGCAGATTTGGTAATCCCGGTTCCGGACTCTGCAAGGCCGGCCGCACTGGGGTATGCACAAGAACTTGGCTTGATATTTGATGAAGGACTACTCAAGGACAGGTACAGTAAGAAAGGACCACTACGAAGCTTCATCGAACCACACCAATCAGACCGAGTGGAGATAAATCGCTGGATCATACCGATTTCTGAAATCATAAACGGAAAACACGTTGTGGTAATTGATGATAGTCTAGTCCGCGGTACAAGTTCCAAGGCAATCATCAAGGCACTCAGACGTGCAGGCGCTAAAAAAATCAGCATGCTAATCACATACCCACCAATCAAATACCCATGCTATGCTGGAATTGATTTTCCATCGCAAGACGAGCTGGCAACTGGAGCAAACCAAGACAGAACTGATCAAGAAATCATTGAGAAAATTAGGAGTGACATTGGTGCGGACTTTTTAGGGTATAATGACGCACAAAATTTGGCGGCTGCGGTAGGAATTCCACACGATTCGATGTGCTTCACATGCACTAC